A stretch of the Clostridium botulinum genome encodes the following:
- a CDS encoding DUF4878 domain-containing protein → MKLFFKKLIPLLFVIILTFSLTGCGTKPTKTTENFFNALKQQDIETASSLLQNNTSKKQLKYDDAEQEKIVKSVFSKMDYTLGDITETGNTATVKVSITSIDLPKITTKIITDLFPTMMAQAFSQEKVDEKKQDTMVFQSMLNSVNEHNAPKTKTDVTIKLVKGNNGWIIEPTDELLNALTGNFYTAFGELNTK, encoded by the coding sequence ATGAAACTCTTTTTTAAAAAGTTAATACCGCTTTTATTTGTAATAATACTTACATTTTCTTTAACTGGATGTGGTACTAAACCAACTAAAACCACAGAAAACTTTTTCAATGCACTTAAACAACAAGATATTGAAACAGCGTCATCTCTTTTACAAAACAACACTTCTAAAAAACAATTAAAATACGATGATGCAGAACAAGAAAAAATAGTAAAATCAGTATTTTCTAAAATGGATTATACTTTAGGTGATATAACCGAAACCGGTAATACCGCAACAGTAAAAGTATCTATTACATCAATAGATTTACCCAAAATAACAACAAAAATTATAACAGATCTATTTCCAACTATGATGGCTCAAGCTTTTTCTCAAGAAAAAGTTGATGAAAAAAAACAAGATACTATGGTATTTCAAAGTATGTTGAATTCTGTGAATGAACATAATGCACCTAAAACCAAAACAGATGTTACTATCAAGTTAGTTAAAGGCAATAATGGTTGGATTATAGAACCTACTGATGAATTATTAAATGCTTTAACTGGTAATTTTTACACTGCCTTTGGAGAATTAAACACTAAATAA
- the truA gene encoding tRNA pseudouridine(38-40) synthase TruA, whose amino-acid sequence MRNIKLTIQYDGTRYKGWQKLGNTDNTIQCKIESVLSELLGEEISLIASGRTDAGVHANMQIANFKTDSNIGNDTILKHCYKYLPQDIVVTNVADASENFHSRYNVKKKIYTYNIYNNPVHDVFTRKYSYHVKETLDIKKMKEASKLFIGEHDFKSFTALKSKKKSTVKTIDSINFKKKDNNIEIIFIGNGFLYKMIRILVGSLINVGLGKLTIKDLENIMNEKDRSIAPETAPAHGLILTQVKY is encoded by the coding sequence ATGAGAAACATAAAGCTTACAATACAGTACGATGGAACTAGATATAAAGGTTGGCAAAAACTAGGCAATACTGATAATACTATTCAATGTAAAATAGAGAGCGTTTTAAGTGAACTTTTAGGCGAAGAAATATCTCTTATAGCCTCTGGAAGAACAGATGCTGGAGTTCATGCCAATATGCAAATAGCTAATTTTAAAACAGATTCTAATATAGGTAATGATACCATTTTAAAACATTGTTATAAATATTTACCACAAGATATTGTAGTTACAAATGTAGCTGATGCTAGCGAAAATTTCCATTCTAGATACAATGTAAAGAAAAAAATATATACATATAATATATACAATAATCCTGTACATGATGTATTTACCAGAAAATATTCCTATCATGTTAAAGAAACATTAGATATAAAAAAAATGAAAGAAGCATCTAAATTATTTATAGGTGAACATGACTTTAAAAGCTTCACCGCATTAAAGTCTAAGAAAAAGTCTACAGTAAAAACTATAGATTCTATTAATTTTAAGAAAAAAGATAATAATATAGAAATTATCTTCATCGGAAACGGATTTTTATATAAAATGATTAGAATTTTAGTTGGATCTTTAATAAATGTAGGTCTTGGAAAACTTACAATTAAGGATTTAGAAAATATAATGAATGAAAAAGATAGAAGTATTGCCCCAGAAACAGCCCCTGCACATGGACTTATATTAACACAAGTCAAATACTAA
- a CDS encoding GIY-YIG nuclease family protein: MPYVYILECSDGTLYTGWTTDIGRRVKEHNNGKGAKYTKARRPVTLKYYEEFKTKNEAMKRECAIKRLTRKEKIELITK, translated from the coding sequence ATGCCATATGTTTATATTTTAGAGTGTAGTGATGGTACTCTGTATACAGGATGGACAACTGATATAGGGAGAAGAGTAAAGGAACATAATAATGGAAAAGGTGCTAAATATACTAAAGCAAGAAGACCTGTGACACTAAAGTACTATGAAGAGTTTAAAACAAAAAATGAAGCTATGAAACGAGAATGCGCTATAAAAAGATTAACCAGAAAAGAAAAAATAGAACTTATAACAAAATGA